The sequence TGTATACTGTTACAAAGAACCAAGCTTGTTGTGCCTTTCAGTACTACTGAATGGTAAAAGTATCTTGGAATAAGGGAGTTGATGTTATCAAGTTATTTCCACTATCAAATTCTTCTATCGCAATTTGTACAATACAcaacaattttttcatataatgCTTAGTATTACTCCAATCTTATCAGTAGACATCTTATATCACACATCTCTTTCTGCCTTGTTTAGTAGCGCCAATTATATTGTTGTAGTCATCAACTGTAACAACATTACTTTGAACACCAATCATAACCTTATTACTAACTTGAATTATGGTATATGCTTCAGTTATTATTACTTGTCAATATGTCAAGAAGGCCAACTCGCCGCTTTGCAGATGCTGGTAGTATTCCATTTGTGGGCTCCTTGCACCCCAAATCACGTCCATCTCCTTTATTGTCCTTAGGACTTGTTGTGGTAAATGTCAATCTCTTTTGTTATTATTTCCCTTTGATAGTGTACTTATTAGTAAcgaagtttgaatttttttcatatgaAGGGTTTGGTTATGTAGAAAGTCATAAGGAAATTCATTTCATCATCACAACAGAGTAACAACTAAGATAACTTTACTGTCTCTTTAAAAGGATTTACTTACTTGCAAGCACAATTTTAACTATTCTGTCAATTAAATGGTACCTATAACAATGCAATTGGAACTAGAGTCTATTTTCAAGATAAgcaaaatcatgaaaaactgTCATATTCTCAAATTTGGTTTGAGAACTAGAGTCCATTTTCAAGATAAGCAAAACCATTTTCAACAATTATTATAGTTCTTTTGGGGATAAGTGAAGAGACTTACTACGAAGCATCACAATTACTAGGGAACTACTCGAATATGCCTCTTAAATGTTTGTCGTCATGCAAGCTCTTCTCTAGTGTATAtgttattttacatatatattttcatttctaCTCTTGTTGAATCAGCATGCTATCTATCACTCCATTCATGGGCCTTTTACCATTAGCGAGAGCTCATTTTTCTTATTACCTAGGCATGTCCATTTCTTTTCAGTGTTGTTCCTCTAAGTGTTAATAAAATGTTGCTATTTGATGGTGTCTGTCttgatcttcttaatttttGGATCTTGTTAAATAATCCCAATCCTATAATAGCCATTGATATGATCactttttttgtaaatttcagGGTGCATTGCTGATCATTGGTTACGTATATCATAGTTCAGGTTCGTAGGCATATATCTTTATAATGATGGTGTGCTGTCTAAGCAGTTGTTTATGCTATCATATAATCTCCTGATCATATGATTCTGGATGAACATATCCTCTATCATTATTTTCCTAGATTATTGCACATGGTTATTCTGTTATATATATGCCTTCTGAAATATGAATCCTGTACTGTTTTCTCTGATAGGTGGAAGAAGTGCAGCAGATGCTTTTAGCAGACTTGAAGGTAACCATCTATGTAACTGaatcaaatttgtatttttgcTGGCATGACATCATATGACCAAGTTGCTGGGAAGTTTTCCTATTTCCAATGGAACTGATGTAAAGACTGCAATTAGAGTATTTGTCATcagaaaaagaataaagaacATAAAACGAAGAGACTGTAATTAGAGCGTAATGATGATCCTGTTGCTGTGGTTCTCTTGGTGAATGTTATGTGGGAAAAATAacattcttcatatttttttacttctcTTGAATGCTTGAAGTCTTTCACTGCTAGTAAATCCATGATATGGTATTCATAAGCAAGGCTTGAATTCTCATTTATATAATGTGTGCTTGGTGTAACTACCATGAATATGTTAGTCTTACTGGCTGTTAAGAAATGCTTAGCCAAACATTATTTGTTAAGTCTCTCTGTtccttttattttgttgttgctggcAAAGGAAAATTTTAGTTATTGTCACAGTTGTTTTGCATGGGACtttatattgtttttgttttgcttTCAATTATGTTAGGTGGTACTTCATGCACAGCGGAGCTTCACAGAGCATTACCTGTACTGAAGAAAGCATATGGGGATAACATGCGGAAAGTGTTGCACGTAGGCCCTGACACTTGTTCAGTGGTCTCTAATCTATTAAAAGAAGAGGATACTGAAGCTTGGGGCATTGAACCATATGATTTAGATGAAACTGATAGCAACTGCAAGGCTCTTGTTCACAAAGGGATTGTTCGAGTAGCCGATATTAAGTTTCCTCTCCCCTACCGTTCAAAGTCGTTCTCTCTAGTCATAGTATCTGATGCAGTGGATTACTTGTCTCCAAGATACCTTAACAGAACTCTTCCAGAGTTGGCAAGGGTGGCTGCTGATGGTTTAGTTATTTTATCTGGTAAACACTAAGAACTTTGGTCcttaaattttgtttaaatagaTCAGCTGGTTTTCATTTTAGAACTGGTGATGTAAAACAGAGGTAGGGTTAATAAGATCCACTCGACATTTATCTGAAGCATTGGAGTGTTTTTTTAGGTTACCCTGGTCAGCAAAAGGTTAAAGGGGCGGAGCTGTCAAAATTTGGCCGGCCAGTAAGTCAATGATCTGATCTTTTCGTAGTGCATAGTTAAAATTTGATGATGATTGTTCATCTATAACTCCCCAGTTCTGATCCATGCAACTTGACTTGTTCAAGTATCTAAAAGATTTTCCAAAATATTATAGCTACTGTAATCGATGTTTCCTTGAGATTGAAGACCGATGGTTCAATTGCTCAGTAATGGAGTCATGATTAGCTATTTATAGTAAGAGTCTTAGCTTTTAATTACATGGGATCCTCTACGTGCTGATAATGCCTAACTTCTCACATTGCAGAGAGTAATGGTGTTAGCTAATTTAACCCTGTTCTCTTCTTTTACAAAGCATATAAACTTTACGTTgcttatttttctctctatgtAGGCCAAATTGCGGAGCTCATCCTGGTGGATTAGATTTTTCATTCAAACCAGCTTAGAAGAGAATGAACCTGCAACTAAGAAATTTGAACAAGCAGCAGCCAAGAGGTCTTACAAGCCAGCCTGCCAAGTTTTCCACCTCAAGCCACTTCTTTGATGATAAAACACCGTCTCTGTTTAAAAGATGCTTAGCGTCTTCAGCTGTATTAAATGACATGCTCCAAGTTCTGAAAAGTTGACAATTTTTGTTGGAGGAAGTTGTTTCTGTATGATAGGTTTCACAAGTAATGTATAATAGGCTAGGAGCTTGCTGTCAATTGATATTGCTCCTTGTAACTGCAAACATAGCTGGTTTTAGCATGTCCAGACCAAAAACATTGTTTGAGAATTAGTACTGTATAAGCTAAGATCAATAagtaatttatgatttttttgctGTCATATTGTGTACTCTATGGTTCATCTGAAATTAAGTATTTGTTTATAACTCTTGAGTTTCTTACTGGCTTTTAAAATATCGAATCCAGATTATGTGAAACAATTGCCTTTTCGATTAATCCGGGTACTATTTGTCTACTGGAGAGTCGTTAATTTGTATTTGGGGGGTTGGTTTTTAATGATTTCCAAATGCTCCACATGAGCTTTGtttattaaaatcaatttatctATTTTCGTAGTGACACATTGATTTGCTGCAGGGCTAATTTGGTGTATTTTTTCTAGGGAGTCTGTAGCAAGGAACCCAATGTCGATCTGCACTAAGAAATGCGCTGTATTCATAAGAATCGACTCTGGGAAAATAAATGAGATCTCTAGTCTTCCTATTTtttgaataaagaaaatattctttttcaagtttCTTACAAATATCTGCTAAAaagatattaataatataaaactaaaaacaGCCTGTAAAAGAAGTTTTGTaggttatttttaatttttctaagttgAAATATTTCACCAATCTATAATGTAAAAGCGGTGAATAAGCATGGATTTGTACAGTCACGTCAAATAATTTGGAGAGAAAAAATGTATACCCGGATCTGAAAAATATTTGCAActggcaagtagcaacaaaAATTGCTCACAGTGAAGTGATACAGTGAAAGGCTCAGCTTCCATGGCCAATCAATGGAAGAGACTGAAGCAGCCTTCTTCATTATCACTCTCTCCCTCTtttctatttctctctcttctcAGCTTCGCTTCTCTCTTCCTCTTTTTCTTTATCTTCAACACCTCACATCAAACCAATTCGGTGAAGAACAAAGTGTTATACTCCAACTCGTGTAACTTCACCGACGGACAATGGATTTACGATCCGAGTATCAACTCCCCGCGCTATGATAACACTTGTAAGGAGATCTATAAAGGATGGAGTTGTATTGGCAGCAAAAAATCAAATGCGCTTGACATTGTTAAGTGGCGTTGGAAACCCTATCAATGTGATCTACCTCAATTCGATCCTCTCTCTTTCCTTCACCGCTTCAGAGACACCAATATCGGtacttctctcttctttttttttataaatcaaaattcattGCTTGaggtaaataaaaatgaagataaaaataaGATGTTGCAATGCTAGAGATAGAAAATGACCAAATTGAAGTAATGAtaaagtagtataaataggaaAATAGAGGAATTAGTATCGGTACTTCTCGTTCCTACCTCTGCATATAATAAAAGCTTGTGTTGCTTTTCTTTAGAGAATaatataaatcatgaaaattgtTGGTCCTGTTATATTTGTCTGTTGAAACCCGGAGGTGGTTTCAGGATTTAAAGACAATGGTGAACTtaatatttatacaaatgtctTTTAAAACAATTCGAAGAGAGCATTGAAGCAATGGGTAGGTTCTCTACATCACAGCCCTTAGACTGCGGTCCTTCCCCACACCCTACTGTGTAAATGGGGATGCTTTGTGCATTGAGCTTTCCTTTGTCCGTTTCGATTTCCTTAAACTTGTgtgtgtataatatataatgtatgtaTGTAGTCAAGGACAAAACAGTTGGTGCCTCCGCGGCTTTTATGTACTTGATTTACCTTTGGTTGAAAACACAGAAACTTCTCTGTATGGTTGGTCCAAATGCGATGATGGTTGATAACATGgataataattaatgaaaactaagcctaattttattttatcttattttctgAGTGTAGTCTTGTGCAACCTTTAGACCTTATGGATGTTAAACAGTGCAGGGTTTGTTGGGGACTCCTTAAACAGAAACATGTTTGTTTCACTTTTCTGCACTTTAAAGCAGGCGTCAGGCGATGTCAAAAAGTGGCGCCCTGCTGGAGCTGATCGTGGTTTTACCTTTCTGAAGTATAACCTTACTATCTCATATCATCGGACAAATCTATTGGCTCGTTATGGTAGGTAAGATTTGATAAGTTATTTCACATATGCTAATGTAGTTTTAGAAATGTTATTCAACAGATTGTTAGACTAGGCAAAACGGCTGTTCTCTGTCATGCAGATCAGAGCCATCATTTAGACATCTGCTTTTTCTTGTGACTGTAACAGTTTTGCTGTTACCCATCTCAATTATAATGTGCCATGTGCACAAGGCGTGATAGGGTAGAAGTGAAGTTGTCAACTAGTTTTTCACAGAACTATACTGAGGAAGTGTACACTGTACACTGTTGATCGTTGATTTTTATTCTCTTATCTACGTGAGTCCTTTAGTTAAATATTGAGGAAAATTGGTGACGGAAAcaagtttcaatttttcttaGTGATTCAAGATTTGTTATGTGTTACTTGAGCCAAGGGTCTTTAGGAAGCAACCTCTCTATCTCCACGAGGTAcaggtaaggtctgcgtacactcATCtctagaccccacttgtggaaaTTTAGGGGGTATGTTACTGTTGTTGGTTTCTGAGTCTACTCAGTTGTAGCAGTGTACTTTGTTACTCATGAAGAAACTGTTTCTTATGTCTTCATGGTTAAATCACGGAACATAGCAGTTTATGCTTAACCATTGGGATTTTGATGTTTCATAAATATGATTCTATGGTTCGAAGGTTTCTCTAGTAATACGCAGATGATACTAGAGTATGTCTAGTTTGTATAACAAATTGCATTGGAAATATAATTAGTAAGGATGTTTTTGTTAGTTACACCAAGAATGGTCTGGTTTTATGCCGGTATGACTCAAGATTTGTAACAGAAAATTGTTGATGGTGGTTTTATGCCGGTATGACTCAAGACTTAAGTAATTGATAAATTCTTGTCTAAGTTTAGAAGTGTGGTTTTCTGGATCTTATGGGTGATAATGACTTGCTGCTGAATCTCAATTCCAAGTTCTTAAGTAACTTATCAACTACTTTTGCATTCTGAATGGCTTCACAAATACTCTCTGTATTTGTTATTCTATAGGTGGTCAGCCAATGCCAATGGAGGGGTACTGGAATCTCTAGGATATAAGGAGGGTTATAGAGTTGATGTTGATGTACCAGAAGGAACATGGGCGGAAGCGCCAAGGTTCCACGACATTCTCATCTTTAACACGGGTCACTGGTAAGGTTATTTTCTTGTATAATAAGATTCCTTTGGTGTGAACGTCAAGGCTACTTTTGTGAAAAGTGAATTTGACATGGTTAATTCTTGATGTTCTATTTAGTGTAGCATCTTTGGTTCTGatcaagtggtgtactaactcCCTGTTGATGGGATTAGCTCTAGTCATTTTTTTCACCCATGTTGAGCTCTAATCATTTTTTGCAAATTTGCAAAAAGGAGCCAAAACTCGGTTTATCCATTCTCTTCTCTGTTGTCTGTGGATCCTCAAGATTTACCAATGGGAAAGAAAAGCACattgtaattatttttgtttgatcatGTAATCAAGAATATATACACATCACAGTATACAACTTTGCATCCCAAACCTCAAATAAAGAAActatattttaaacttattgttatccttgatttttttttctcttaaataaattttgttatagTAATAGTATccaaatttcataattcaacTGTGAACAATGCATCACTGGAATTGGCAGCAATGATCTCACTTTTCACTTGACTGCTTAATcaagaaaaattaaacaatCAGTTTATCACAGTACTAATCAAAACAAATACTTCAAATTTTAGATCGAGTTTATTTTCCTGTTGATCTATTTATACTAATATGAtaataaacttcaaatttagACGAGAAaacttctgtattatttgagaTTTTTATCAAACAAGAAGCACTAGAACACAAGAAGGGAGAAACCCGCACCCGCCCCACAGCTgcataatttaaaaaaacaaaggtTTTGATCCGCCCCGCATCCGCTTAGAGATGCCCCGACCTGCCCCGCATTGTCTGAAACCCGCTCCATACCAGCACCGCGCCACTCCATTGCCATCCCTACATGGGAGATACCAGTTTAACAAAACAAGTGAACTTATGTTTCCTGCATTTCGAGTTGTAAAAACTACCAAATAAGTAGAACAAATATCCAATTGTGAAAATTCTCATTGGATGAAAGTTCTCAATGGTGAAATGTTGTAGCATGCACATGTTTGGATATTCTGATAAATGAGGAAATGTATAGCAATTAGTAGGGTACTGTGATCAGAATACCATTTAAGCACAACCTTCTAAACTATGATAGAATACACAGATATATTCAGCCTCAGTTGCTAAACAGTAAAGAGACTTAAATAACTTGTAAAGAGACAATCTCCACATTAAATGAGATCTAGGAAAATTGTTCAGGGTTCCATTTGATGTTTGGTGATTATTCTGGATGGCAAGAAGAGATTGACCAAAGATAAAGTGGTAGGGAAGAAAACAAGGAGCAGTTTGAGGGGTATGGTCACCTAATTAAATCCCATTGTTTTATGTTCTCACCCCTCAGGTTCTGTGTTGTAGCTCTTCCTATTTGCTGTTTTTACTATTTGTGTATCATTCAACCGTGTTGACATCCTCATGATGATCCATAATAGATCTTCAGTTTCCAAATTAGAAGTGATTGATTGTCACTGGGTGAAATTCACGAACCACTAAGAGTTGCCTTGTATGGACTCTGATTCTTCAGGTTTATTACAATATGTTTATAGAATTACTGATGCCAAGTCAGGGCATCTCAGTACCTATAGTTTcttaagatgatgtttatggCCCAAGGTGGTGGATTTTATCGGTAATCAGGATTCAGGTGTCCTGCTGGAATTTTGAACTGACATTCTGttagtttcaattttctttttgatcaGGATTCGTTAGCTTAAGTTATTGCATCTTTAagtaatttgttttattttttcgtaCTGGTTAGTGATTTCTATCTTGCTTTCCATTCTTCTGTAAGGTGGTGGGCTCCTTCAAAGTTTGATCCAGTAAAGTCACCCATGCTTTTCTTTGAAAAGGGCAATCCTGTGGTGCCTCCACAGTCTCCCGATAGGGGGCTTGATATGGTATTAAAGCATATGGTACTGTTCTATCCCTTTCTTCTGGCCCCTTCAGAAATTTCAGTCTCAGTTATGCTCCAGAAGTTTACATGTGCTTCTTCTCTAAGCTTCTTTTTGTGTTGTTTCTACTAGATATCTTATTTGGACAAAAGGATGCGACCTGGAACCACGGTGTTCATGCGAACACAATCTCCAAGGCATTTTGAAGGAGGTGACTGGGACCAAGGTGGCTCTTGCCAGCGGTCGCAGCCTCTCTCACCTCAAGAGGTAACTCTCTCCATATAAATAGTtttaactataaaaataaaataataagaaaaactatCCGAAGTTTACCGAGTGTCAGGCAACCCCCGTTATTGTTGGAATACACTTATTCTTTGCCCTCTAATTGTTGCAACTGAGCACTTCTGGCTCCATTTCACTCTTAAGTAATAGGTCGTTGAAAGTTTTCACTTTACGTTTTTTCTTGTTCTGTTTTTCAAGGTGCACTGAAAGTTTTCCCTTTGCGTTCTTTTTTGTTCTGTTTCCAAGGTGGAGGAACTCTTTTCCATTCAAAATAACGGAACAAATGTGGAGGCTCGCCTTGTGAATCAGCATCTATACAGGGCCTTTGAAGGTACTAAATTTCATATACTAGACATATCTCATTTGAGTGAGTTTAGAGCCGATGCCCATCCGTCTACAGCAGGTGGGAAGAAACATGATGATTGCATGCACTGGTGTTTACCAGGACTTACAGATATTTGGAATGACTTGTTTGTAGCATATTTAAACAATATTGAAGATAGGACCTAAATTATCGCAATCCATTTTATTCTTTACGTAGCATTTCTTTCTGTTAATTTGTTAAGGCAATcttgttatatcttatattgtATTCTTTTTTCGTTTATAAGATTTAATTAGCAACTGAATGTTAAAATTTCGCGAAAAACAACTGCTAGCCCTTGCGCGACCTGAATTTGAAGTGCATGGTTGCTTCACAGTTTTGCAACTCCACATGATTCATGAAAAGTGTGCGTTTAGTCATCCGCTGATAGCGTCGATTAACTGAACCTTTACTCTTTTACTCTTTGCAATTGATGACTTCTCTGTCCAAGATGGACTAATTTAATCTTTGCTTTGCGTAACATGCAGTTAATacaatgaaattttaagaagtCCACAGCGTGATTTTTGCATGTCCTTAATTTGTGGTTCTTACcttgaaaagtaaattttatttaactttgTCTATACACCCTAGAATTACTCCCATAATTAgggcttcttttttttcttttttctttttaactaaTAATCTTGGACATGAACTTATTCGGCATCGTTTAATGGAAAAATTGCCTAAATCCCTgacttattttatcatattcttttaaatttcctacatttgaaaaaattacaaaaatttataCTTTCCTATTATCggataaattattttatgcGATGTATCAGGACATACATGATGTATCAGAAATTGAGATGTGATGTATCGAAAATCGAGATGTGATATATCTGAAATCGAGATGTGATGTATCAGTATGTTAAGGAATGTATTCGAAACTAGGACGCGATATATTAGGACATTTTGGGAATGTATCCGGATTCCACCAAATTTAAGgtataatttgaaaaagattaGAAATAAGATGTAATTAGCTCTTAACACCGTATGATTTGCGTAAATTTCATTTGtttaatcatcaaaattattattgtagTTATTAGTGTCTTTTGATGCTAAATCCATGGGCTCCTAGCATGTCACTTTCGGTCAAACaaagttaatttattttcttatctaataaaataaaataaaacatagttTTATGTTTGGTATATTAGGCATGTGAACCTCTAATCTTTGTCAAAGTCATGATGAACGTTAAACACAATTTTTAATCCCATACTCTCATTTTTCAATGGTGCTAACTTTGACACTCTAGTCCAAATGCCAACATTCACGGGCTAACCATAAACTTATTGTTATTATTCTGCACaaattttatcccttttttagTCTAGaattgcctataaataccaaaaAACATCTCACATTTTCAAATCACAAACACAATCACCCTTCTCCATTTCCCCTCTAATTTGCCTAAAAAGAAAGCAAAGTAAAAGGAAATGGAGATGTCAAAGCTTTCAACTTTTGTTGTGTTCTTGGTTTTAGGCTTAGCCCATTCTTCATTGGCCCAAAATTTGCCCCAAGACATTGTTGTAGTCCACAACAAGGCCCGTGCTGAAGTTGGTGTGCCACTTCCACCCCTAAAATGGAACGATACGCTTGCTGCTTATGCCCATGAATATGCCACCACTAGATTAGGTGAATGCACATTGGTGCATTCAGATTCACCCTATGGTGAAAATCTTGCAATGGGCTCCGGGGATTTTACCGCGGTGCAGGCAGTTAATTTGTGGGTGGGAGAGAAAAAGAACTACGATTATGCATCTAACACTTGTAGAGAAGGTATGTGCGGACATTATACTCAAGTTGTTTGGAAAAATACCCAACAAGTTGGATGCGCTAGATTGAAATGCTCGAATGGTGAATGGTGGTTTGTGTCATGCAACTATTACCCACCTGGAAATTACATCGGCGAGAAACCTTATTAATTGATTGATTAATCAATTACGATGCATggtttaaaaacaaaaaaatattcgtAATTAAATTACTATTATACCATGCAAGTCAAGTATATATGTAATGTAATGTTACAATTTTCGACATGTAATAGCTGGGGAAGTTGTCCTTAGCTTAGACCTTTGTTGACAAAAtggaatttaattaataaagtaaactCTATTTTTGGATGAAGTATATTtgactatttaattactcatcatagctatagtttgctataattgcTATTCatgactaacattatacattaact comes from Solanum pennellii chromosome 1, SPENNV200 and encodes:
- the LOC107008471 gene encoding probable pectin methylesterase CGR3 translates to MSRRPTRRFADAGSIPFVGSLHPKSRPSPLLSLGLVVGALLIIGYVYHSSGGRSAADAFSRLEGGTSCTAELHRALPVLKKAYGDNMRKVLHVGPDTCSVVSNLLKEEDTEAWGIEPYDLDETDSNCKALVHKGIVRVADIKFPLPYRSKSFSLVIVSDAVDYLSPRYLNRTLPELARVAADGLVILSGYPGQQKVKGAELSKFGRPAKLRSSSWWIRFFIQTSLEENEPATKKFEQAAAKRSYKPACQVFHLKPLL
- the LOC107011773 gene encoding protein trichome birefringence-like 13 translates to MANQWKRLKQPSSLSLSPSFLFLSLLSFASLFLFFFIFNTSHQTNSVKNKVLYSNSCNFTDGQWIYDPSINSPRYDNTCKEIYKGWSCIGSKKSNALDIVKWRWKPYQCDLPQFDPLSFLHRFRDTNIGFVGDSLNRNMFVSLFCTLKQASGDVKKWRPAGADRGFTFLKYNLTISYHRTNLLARYGRWSANANGGVLESLGYKEGYRVDVDVPEGTWAEAPRFHDILIFNTGHWWWAPSKFDPVKSPMLFFEKGNPVVPPQSPDRGLDMVLKHMISYLDKRMRPGTTVFMRTQSPRHFEGGDWDQGGSCQRSQPLSPQEVEELFSIQNNGTNVEARLVNQHLYRAFEGTKFHILDISHLSEFRADAHPSTAGGKKHDDCMHWCLPGLTDIWNDLFVAYLNNIEDRT
- the LOC107015021 gene encoding pathogenesis-related protein 1A-like, whose product is MEMSKLSTFVVFLVLGLAHSSLAQNLPQDIVVVHNKARAEVGVPLPPLKWNDTLAAYAHEYATTRLGECTLVHSDSPYGENLAMGSGDFTAVQAVNLWVGEKKNYDYASNTCREGMCGHYTQVVWKNTQQVGCARLKCSNGEWWFVSCNYYPPGNYIGEKPY